From a single Myotis daubentonii chromosome 5, mMyoDau2.1, whole genome shotgun sequence genomic region:
- the LOC132234498 gene encoding putative olfactory receptor 7A2, producing MEPGNLTGASEFILLGFSEEPELQPLIFGLFLSMYLVTVLGNLLIILAVSSDSHLHTPMYFFLSNLSLVDICVTSTTVPKMLWNIHTQSKAITYEGCISQTYFFSLFVVLDDLLLTVMAYDRFVAICHPLHYTVIMNPRLCGLLVLVSWITSALHSLLESLLLLRLTFCTDLEIPHFFCELNLMAQLACSDNFLNNMVMYFITVLLGGGPLTGIIYSYSKIVSSIRAIPSAQGKYKAFSTCASHLSVVSLFYGTSLGVYLSSAAAHSSHSSAAASVLYSVVTPMLNPFIYTLRNKDIKGALKRFFGMAAIIKQLC from the coding sequence ATGGAACCAGGGAATCTTACAGGAGCATCAGAATTCATTCTCCTGGGTTTTTCAGAGGAACCAGAACTgcagcccctcatatttgggcttttcctctccatgtacctggTCACAGTgttgggaaacctgctcatcatcctggccgtcagctcagactcccacctccacacacccatgtacttcttcctctccaacctgtccttggtagacatctgtGTCACCTCCACCACCGTCCCAAAGATGCTGTGGAACATCCATACACAGAGCAAAGCCATCACCTATGAGGGCTGCATCAGCCAGACTTATTTTTTCTCACTCTTTGTAGTGTTGGATGACTTGCTCTTGACTGTGATGGCTTATGATCGCTTcgtggccatctgccaccccctgcactacACAGTCATCATGAACCCCCggctctgtggactgctggttctggtgtcctggatcacAAGTGCCCTGCATTCCTTGTTAGAAAGTTTACTGTTGTTGCGACTAACCTTCTGTACAGACTTGGAAATCccccactttttctgtgaactcaatCTGATGGCCCAACTTGCCTGTTCTGACAACTTTCTTAATAACATGGTCATGTATTTTATAACTGTGCTACTGGGTGGTGGTCCCCTCACTGGTATCATTTACTCTTACTCTAAGATAGTGTCCTCCATACGTGCAATCCCATCAGCTCAGGGGAAGTATAAGGCATTTTCTACGTGTGCGTCTCACCTCTcagttgtctccttattttatggaACAAGCCTCGGAGTgtatctcagctctgctgctgcccACAGCTCACACTCAAGTGCAGCAGCCTCAGTGTTGTACAGTgtggtcacacccatgctgaaccccttcatctacactCTCAGGAACAAAGACATAAAAGGGGCCCTAAAACGATTCTTTGGGATGGCAGCCATAATAAAACAGCTGTGCTGA